In the Bacillus sp. FJAT-42376 genome, GGATGCCAGGAATTTCTGCTAGAGATATTCGTATAACCATTGACGAAAATAATTTTGTCCCGCAGCAGCTTCACCCTTACCAGCTGCAGGCATTGAAGCATGATTATCGCGCCCTAATAGAAGAGAATGGACATGACCCAGTCAAACTCGAAGCGGCCCAGAAAGCTTTTAAACGAGTACTTAACAGTATTGGCTACCGCATTGAAGTACATTATGATCCCCCTGCCTAGGAGTATTAAACTCCCGGAGCAGGGGGTTTTTTTTGTGGTGTCTTATCCTTTAGCCTCATGCTTGCTGAACCTGAAAAAATCTTTATGGAAAATACAGGTTTTTGGAATTTTTGGAAAGGGTATGTGAAATATGTTCAGGCAGATGCATCAGTCTTTTGGTACATAAAATTTTTATTATAGGGAGGGTTTTCAATGTTTTGTACGAAATGCGGAATGAAGCTTAGAGCAGAAGACAAATTTTGCGCAAGATGCGGAAATGCAATCAGCCGGGATATTAAACCGTATGAACCAGCCCGGGTGGAACAGGCAGCGGCTGTCGAGGAGCCGCCGCTGAGGGGGCATGATGAGAAAATAGCAAAGGAATCAGGGGATACAGGCTTTGAATTCGCATCTGTTCCAGCGTCTCCCCCTACTCAGGAAAAAGGTCCATTGAATGTAGACCCTCCATCTGCAAAATCCGCAGCTGAACATGAAGCGGGTGGAAGAGAAAAAACAGGAAGCAGAGACCCTGAATCTCCTGAAATGGCCTATGCAGGACTTTTCACTGAACTCGAAAAGCCAAAACAGGATGAGGTCCGCAGGGAGCATCCAGCCGGACAGCCGGTGAGTCAACCAGAGAAGCGTTCAAAAGAGAGCGAAACTCCTTCCATGAAAAGCGAGGCCCTCTCAAACATGGGGAAGAGGACTCCTTCTCTTGATGATCAAAGGAAACAGGCAAGTGTGCATCCTATTTCATTAACCAAGAGTCCTGAACAGCCGGACCATTCCAATGATCATTCAGTTCAGGCAGCATCGCAGCCAGTAATTCGGCCGGTCCATACCGGAGGCGCGGCGGCTCTGCAGGCGGATCATCAGCCGGAAACTCATTCACCTGCCCCTTCAGAGCATCCATCGCAAAATCCAGCTAATTTTAGCCCTGCCCTTGAGGAGCTGCTCTCCGTTTTTGCAGGTGAAAACAGCGAATACTATTTGGCCAGCTGGAGAAAGCCTTACAGTATGAACTGGGCAGCGTTTTTTCTGACCATATTCTGGATGGGGCACCGCAAAATGATTGCCCCGATGATCATAACTGCCGGTACTTACATTCTTGCCGGTTTGCTTATAGCGGCAACCGGAGCGTATTGGCTGACTATACTAGCGGTCCCTCTATTTTTGACGGCGATAGGATTTTTAGGAAACCGGATTTATCTGAGTCATGCAAAGGAAAAAATATCGAAAGTACAATCCTATCAGGGTTCGGCTGAAGAAAAACGGCAAATGCTTGCGATGAAGGGCGGAACCGGTCCGGTTGGGGTATTCATCACCTTTGGCGTGATGATTGGCTATCTGCTTATTTCCGTTCTTCTTTTTTCTTTCCTGTGAGACATTTGAACGCTGCATTAGGGTGAAAAGACCGGTTCTGGCCGGTCTTTTTTTACTGTGAATCCGTTATATACGGTACAATCAGGAGGGTATATAATGGATATGATTGACATTGGTCGAAAATTTATTAATCTTACACTGCACTAAAGGGGAAGAAAATGAAAAAAGTGAAATGGCCGATTTGGGCAGCTTTGTGCCTGTTTGCTGCCGGTTTTATTTATTTGATTTACTTACACGTGAAAATTCAGCAGTATGCGCAAGCAAAACCGGTATCGAATGCAGATTACCTGATTGTTCTAGGGGCGAAAGTAAATGGAGATGTTCCATCATTGGCATTGAAATACAGAATTGATGCAGCAGCTGACTATATGGCAAATCATCCTAAAACGACCGCCATTGTTTCAGGAGGCAGGGGGCCGGGTGAAAACCGCACGGAAGCAGATGCCATGAAAGAGGGATTAATGAAACACGGAATTGCGGCTTCGAGAATCATCTTGGAAGACCGATCCACGAGTACAGTTGAAAACATAGAAAACTCCAAAGCCCTCATTCCTGAGAATGCCCGCACAGGAGTGATTGTGACGAACGATTTTCACCTGTACAGATCGGTTATGATTGCCTCAGAACACGGACTGAATGTGTCTGGATTAGCGGCAAAGACTCCTCCTATTATTGTCTTTAAGTCCTATACAAGGGAATACCTGGCCCTTACTAATTTCTTTATTCAAAGCAAACGTTGAAGAGGAGAGCTTGACTTAGAAAAAAGACAAAAAGACCTCCGGCAGCGTAACGGGTTCGGTTTTAGGGTACAAAAACTACACATCAAAAAGAGTGCCAAATCGTATTGATTTTGTAACTCTTTTTTTCTTGATTTGCACGCGTTTTTTGCCGATAAATCTTCATAATTTGCAATGCAAAATGCAGCCTGAAATATAGAGGACAGAACTTTCTGTTCTTCAAATGGAAGAAAGGTAATAGTGAGAATTAAGAGAATTTAGAATTTTAGCAGATGAAATGGATAAAAAATTGGAGGAAGTAACGGTTATGTCCCTTCGTAAATATATATATTTCGAGTACGCAATCGGATTTATTGTCTGTCTTTTATTTTACATACAGCTGGATTATTCCATCCTACTATTTATTTTACTGCTTTTCGTCCCTGATCTAACCATGTTAGGTTATCTTATTAATACTAAGATAGGATCTATTTTTTATAATCTTGGGCATAGTTTAATTATTCCATTCATTCTAGTTACAATAGCGTATTTAACAGGTGCATCCAGCTTAATGATGATTGTCATTATATGGATTTCTCATATTTATATGGACCGAGCTTTAGGCTACGGACTAAAGTATAACGATTCTTTTAAAAACACACATCTGCAGAAAATTGTTTGATTGCATGACAATCAGGGTTTTCAATCATGAAAAAAATTAAGAGATCCTTCCGCACTCGGGGGGGGGCTTTAATTGAATCCCCATAAAAAAATGGTCAGAGGCCTATCAGCCACTGACCATTTTTAATGCGGATTTTTTCTGCTGCATAGAACGATACCATTTTGTTTATGAAAAGTTTGTACTTCAAAACAGATCCCGTTAAAGGCAGCGGTGATTTTTTTTGTGAAAATCGGTTCGTTCTGACCAACGGACCGGGCTGGTTGGAACTAAAATGAAGCTTCTCTCCACAGCCTCTTTCGGCTTCTATTTGACGTCCACGACAATATGGCCGAGCTGCCTGGAACCGACAGAGGCGGTTAATTTCCAGACCCCTTTTGAGGGCAGCAGAAGATTCGACGGCAGGGACGCATCTGCGCCGTTTAATGGAGAAAAACTGAGTTTTCCAACGCTCCATACTTGGCTTTGCTGCGGAGTTCCCCCATTCATAACCAATACTCTTTCCTCTTTTCCTGATGTTTTATGAACAGCCTTTATTTTTAAGACATCATTTGTCAGCATGCTTTCTTTTCCCCAAAAATGCCACATCCACTTGTTGACCTTCCCTGCTTCAAATTCTGGTCCGAGAAGACCGATCTTGTTTTGTTCGCCGGTCATTGTCTGGCCGGATGATGTTTGAAATTGCGATGAGAGCCTCCAGCTTTTTTCATTAGACTCAGAAACTGGGCTTTCCGGTGTACAGCCTGAAATAAGGAATAAAAATAAAATAACAGCCCCGATTTTTCGCTTTTTCATGTTCCTCCTCCTTTTTATCCACCTTATTAAAATGGACGTTTTTTCCAGAATAATGTTACAGCATACAAAGGTTAAATCACCCCCGATGGCACAAATTCATCTTTTATGTTTCATTATGTAGGAAAATGGTTAAAGATTAATGTTAATATTTTCAATTAAATCACCATCATCAACAGTTGATAAAGGAGGTCATTTGCTTGTTTTGTAGGGAATGCGGAAACCAATTGGAGGGCATGGAAGATTTTTGCCCAATGTGCGGGACAAAAGTCATAAAAGATACGGAAGAGGCAGGACAGCATTTTCAGGGTGAGATGACCGATCACGGCCTTCATCCCCATGAAGTCGATCCTGTTCATCCGGCAGAAAATCCAGACGTGCGGGACAGCATTGAAAGTGAAAGTAACGGGAAGCACGGTCCGGCAAAAAGGGAAGATGAATGGCAGAACGCGAAGGATAAACAAAGTGGAGACCCTCATCCTCAAGAAAGTGTAATAAACCCGGATGAGCAGGGAATTCAAGAGTCTTCCTATATCGGAAAGTCCGGAAATGAGACGGATCTTTCAGCCGAGTCCGGAGGACACAGCGCTTATCCTGAGGAGCCGCCATATGATCCGTATTCGAAAACAGGTTCAGACCGCGGGCCGGAAGCCGGCTTCCATACAGAATCGGCTGCGGGTGCAGAAATACATAGAGAGCCGCTGCAGGATGCGCCTTCTAAAAAAAGTCCATTATCAAAAAAAGAGCTGCTTTTAGCATTTGGCATACCCGCCGCAAGCCTCCTGCTTTTCTCCGGGACTGCTTTTGCTATTCATACAAATGAAAAGAATGCAAACCAAAAAGCAGAATCCCTCCATTATGAAGGCGAAGAGTATGCATTAGACGGAAACTATGATCAGGCATTGAAAAAATTATCAGAAGCCTCAAAACTGAGACCGGAAAATTCAGTGATTCAACGCGTAAAAAGAGAAGTTGAATCCGCCAGAAAAGTAGAAAAGACGCTTGCTTCGGTTGACCAAAAAATTAAAGGCAAGGATTTCGGGGAAGCGAAAGATGCATTAAATAATGTACGCAATGATATTCAGACGAGAAAAAGCCCCATTTTTGATCCGCT is a window encoding:
- a CDS encoding DUF4260 domain-containing protein translates to MSLRKYIYFEYAIGFIVCLLFYIQLDYSILLFILLLFVPDLTMLGYLINTKIGSIFYNLGHSLIIPFILVTIAYLTGASSLMMIVIIWISHIYMDRALGYGLKYNDSFKNTHLQKIV
- a CDS encoding YdcF family protein, whose amino-acid sequence is MKKVKWPIWAALCLFAAGFIYLIYLHVKIQQYAQAKPVSNADYLIVLGAKVNGDVPSLALKYRIDAAADYMANHPKTTAIVSGGRGPGENRTEADAMKEGLMKHGIAASRIILEDRSTSTVENIENSKALIPENARTGVIVTNDFHLYRSVMIASEHGLNVSGLAAKTPPIIVFKSYTREYLALTNFFIQSKR
- a CDS encoding zinc-ribbon domain-containing protein — protein: MFCTKCGMKLRAEDKFCARCGNAISRDIKPYEPARVEQAAAVEEPPLRGHDEKIAKESGDTGFEFASVPASPPTQEKGPLNVDPPSAKSAAEHEAGGREKTGSRDPESPEMAYAGLFTELEKPKQDEVRREHPAGQPVSQPEKRSKESETPSMKSEALSNMGKRTPSLDDQRKQASVHPISLTKSPEQPDHSNDHSVQAASQPVIRPVHTGGAAALQADHQPETHSPAPSEHPSQNPANFSPALEELLSVFAGENSEYYLASWRKPYSMNWAAFFLTIFWMGHRKMIAPMIITAGTYILAGLLIAATGAYWLTILAVPLFLTAIGFLGNRIYLSHAKEKISKVQSYQGSAEEKRQMLAMKGGTGPVGVFITFGVMIGYLLISVLLFSFL